From the Photobacterium sp. GJ3 genome, one window contains:
- the gcvP gene encoding aminomethyl-transferring glycine dehydrogenase has protein sequence MTDMNLLHALSDDQAFATRHNGPNAAQQATMLNTIGVDSIDKLIEETVPASIRLKEAMKLDQPQSEADMLAALKVVASQNVINRSFIGQGYYNTFTPNVILRNVLENPGWYTAYTPYQPEISQGRLESLLNYQQMIMDLTGMELANASLLDEATAAAEAMTLCQRASKSKSKTFFVSTDLHPQTIDVVVTRAEYIGIEIIRGKAEELDNHDVFGALVQYPGTTGAVSDLSDIIEKAHAKKTLVAVASDLLALTLLKAPGDMGADVVIGSAQRFGVPMGFGGPHAGFMATKDAHKRTMPGRVIGVSKDAKGNQALRMAMQTREQHIRREKATSNICTAQALLANMAAFYALYHGPEGLRKIGRRVHHLTAILAAGLKNAGIELVNDTFFDTITVNTAKQTDAIYKKALAAGINLRKYSDKLGVSLDETTQVSDVEELLEIFTGQSLKATAFTDDIAANEFAAIPENCRRTSEYLTHPVFNQYHSETQMMRYMKKLENKDYSLTHGMIPLGSCTMKLNAAAEMIPVTWPEFGALHPFAPADQTQGYQQLASKLSEMLCSVTGYDAFSLQPNSGAQGEYAGLIAIQRYHAANGEAHRNVCLIPSSAHGTNPASAAMVSMKVVVVGCDANGNIDVEDLKAKIEKHRDNLSCIMITYPSTHGVYEEAVREVCELVHAAGGQVYLDGANMNAQVGLTNPGFIGSDVSHLNLHKTFCIPHGGGGPGMGPIGVKSHLAPFLPGHVESVNATEGSQYAVSAAELGSASILPISYAYIAMMGSEGLTQATKLAILNANYVMERLRDHYPVLYRGTQGRIAHECIIDIRPLKEASGISEEDVAKRLMDYGFHAPTMSFPVAGTLMIEPTESEDLAELDRFCDAMIAIRQEIARVQAGEWPLEDNPLVNAPHTQADLMDAEWNHSYSRELACFPSAHTKGAKYWPTVNRVDNVFGDRNLICSCPSIENYIED, from the coding sequence ATGACCGACATGAACCTTTTACATGCACTCAGTGACGACCAAGCCTTTGCAACCCGTCACAACGGCCCGAATGCAGCACAGCAAGCAACCATGCTGAACACCATCGGCGTCGACAGCATTGACAAGTTGATTGAAGAAACTGTCCCGGCTTCCATTCGTCTGAAAGAAGCCATGAAGCTGGATCAGCCACAAAGCGAAGCAGATATGCTCGCTGCGCTGAAAGTCGTTGCGAGCCAAAACGTCATCAACCGCAGTTTCATCGGTCAGGGTTACTACAACACCTTCACGCCGAACGTGATTCTGCGCAACGTCCTGGAAAATCCAGGCTGGTACACCGCATACACGCCTTATCAGCCAGAAATCTCTCAGGGCCGTCTGGAATCCCTGCTGAACTATCAGCAAATGATCATGGATCTGACCGGCATGGAACTGGCGAACGCTTCCCTGCTGGATGAAGCAACTGCTGCTGCAGAAGCGATGACCCTGTGTCAGCGTGCGAGCAAAAGCAAGAGCAAAACATTCTTCGTCTCGACAGACCTGCATCCACAAACCATTGATGTGGTTGTGACCCGTGCCGAATACATCGGCATCGAAATCATTCGCGGCAAAGCAGAAGAACTGGACAATCACGACGTTTTCGGTGCACTGGTTCAGTACCCGGGCACGACAGGTGCCGTGTCCGACCTGTCTGACATCATCGAAAAAGCACATGCCAAGAAGACTCTGGTGGCTGTTGCTTCTGATCTGCTGGCACTGACGCTGCTGAAAGCACCGGGCGACATGGGCGCAGACGTTGTCATCGGCAGCGCACAGCGCTTCGGCGTTCCAATGGGCTTTGGTGGCCCGCACGCTGGCTTCATGGCAACCAAAGATGCTCACAAACGCACCATGCCTGGCCGTGTCATTGGCGTATCAAAAGACGCTAAAGGCAATCAGGCGTTGCGCATGGCGATGCAAACCCGTGAGCAGCATATCCGTCGTGAAAAAGCGACCTCGAACATTTGTACGGCTCAGGCACTGCTGGCAAACATGGCTGCATTTTATGCCCTGTATCATGGTCCGGAAGGTCTGCGTAAAATCGGCCGTCGCGTGCATCACCTGACTGCAATTCTGGCTGCTGGCCTGAAAAACGCTGGCATTGAACTGGTGAATGACACCTTCTTCGATACCATCACCGTCAACACGGCAAAACAAACCGACGCGATCTACAAAAAAGCGCTGGCTGCAGGAATCAACCTGCGCAAGTACAGCGACAAGCTGGGTGTCAGCCTGGACGAAACCACGCAGGTTTCTGATGTTGAAGAACTGCTGGAAATTTTCACTGGCCAGTCGCTGAAAGCCACCGCGTTTACCGACGACATTGCAGCAAACGAGTTCGCCGCAATTCCGGAAAACTGCCGCCGCACCAGTGAATACCTGACGCACCCTGTCTTTAACCAGTATCACAGCGAAACGCAAATGATGCGTTACATGAAGAAACTGGAAAACAAAGACTATTCACTCACACACGGCATGATCCCACTGGGCAGCTGCACCATGAAGCTGAACGCTGCGGCAGAAATGATTCCGGTCACCTGGCCTGAATTCGGTGCCCTGCACCCGTTTGCGCCAGCGGATCAAACCCAAGGTTATCAGCAACTGGCGAGCAAGCTGTCTGAAATGCTGTGTTCTGTCACTGGCTACGATGCATTCTCTCTGCAGCCAAACTCTGGTGCTCAGGGCGAGTATGCCGGTTTGATTGCAATTCAGCGTTACCATGCCGCCAATGGTGAAGCGCACCGGAATGTGTGCCTGATCCCAAGCTCTGCGCACGGTACGAACCCGGCTTCTGCGGCAATGGTGTCGATGAAAGTTGTGGTCGTTGGCTGTGATGCAAACGGCAACATCGACGTTGAAGATCTGAAAGCGAAAATTGAAAAACACCGCGACAACCTGTCATGCATCATGATTACTTACCCGTCGACGCACGGTGTCTACGAAGAAGCAGTCCGTGAAGTGTGTGAACTGGTTCATGCGGCTGGCGGCCAAGTTTATCTGGACGGCGCAAACATGAACGCACAGGTTGGCCTGACCAACCCTGGTTTTATCGGTTCCGATGTATCGCACCTGAACCTGCACAAAACCTTCTGTATCCCGCATGGCGGTGGCGGTCCGGGTATGGGTCCGATTGGTGTGAAATCGCATCTGGCTCCCTTCCTGCCAGGTCACGTAGAATCTGTGAATGCCACAGAAGGTTCTCAGTACGCGGTATCTGCGGCTGAACTGGGTTCGGCATCGATTCTGCCAATCTCTTACGCTTACATCGCGATGATGGGTTCAGAAGGCCTGACTCAGGCAACCAAGCTGGCGATTCTGAACGCAAACTATGTAATGGAACGTCTGCGTGACCACTACCCTGTCCTGTACCGGGGTACGCAGGGACGCATCGCGCACGAATGTATTATCGACATCCGTCCGCTGAAAGAAGCCTCTGGCATTTCTGAAGAAGATGTCGCGAAGCGTCTGATGGACTACGGTTTCCACGCGCCAACCATGTCCTTCCCGGTTGCTGGCACTCTGATGATCGAACCGACTGAATCGGAAGATCTGGCTGAACTGGATCGCTTCTGCGATGCAATGATCGCCATCCGTCAGGAAATTGCCCGCGTTCAGGCTGGTGAATGGCCACTGGAAGACAACCCGCTGGTCAATGCACCGCATACTCAGGCTGACCTAATGGATGCGGAGTGGAACCACAGCTACAGCCGCGAGCTGGCGTGCTTCCCATCGGCACACACCAAAGGTGCGAAATACTGGCCAACCGTCAATCGCGTCGACAACGTCTTCGGTGACCGGAATCTGATCTGCTCATGCCCAAGCATCGAGAACTATATTGAGGACTGA
- the gcvH gene encoding glycine cleavage system protein GcvH, producing the protein MSNLKFTESHEWVRDNGDGTITMGITDHAQGLLGDVVFVDLPEVGDSTEAGESFSLVESVKAASDIYAPVTGEIVAINEDLSDSPELINEEPFEGGWIAKIKIADVEELSKLIDQDQYQATIED; encoded by the coding sequence ATGAGCAACCTGAAGTTTACTGAAAGCCACGAGTGGGTACGCGACAACGGCGACGGCACAATCACCATGGGAATCACAGACCACGCTCAAGGCCTGCTGGGTGATGTGGTTTTCGTAGACCTGCCTGAAGTCGGTGATAGCACTGAAGCCGGTGAGTCTTTCTCTCTGGTTGAGTCTGTGAAAGCGGCCTCTGATATTTACGCGCCTGTCACAGGTGAAATTGTTGCCATCAACGAAGATCTGTCGGACAGCCCGGAGCTGATCAACGAAGAACCGTTCGAAGGCGGCTGGATTGCTAAAATCAAGATTGCTGATGTTGAAGAACTGAGCAAGCTGATCGATCAAGACCAGTATCAGGCGACGATCGAAGACTAA
- a CDS encoding serine hydroxymethyltransferase produces the protein MKASYQNHDLEMFFSTNLAEVDGAVNAGITAELNRQNQQIELIASENIVSKAVMQAQGTCLTNKYAEGYAGRRYYGGCEHVDEVERIAISRAKQLFQCEYVNVQPHSGAQANGAVMLALLQPGDTILGMSLDAGGHLTHGARPALSGKWFNAIQYGVKQGSCDIDYDQVRELALEHKPKMIIAGGSAIPRQVDFEKFRAIADEVDAYLMVDMAHIAGLIAAGEHPSPLPHAHVVTTTTHKTLRGPRGGMILTNLEDINKKINSAVFPGLQGGPLMHVIAGKAVALGEALEPEFKLYIKRVINNAKVLAETLQERGCDIVTGGTDTHLMLVDLRPKGLKGNQVEEALERAGITCNKNGIPFDPEKPMVTSGIRLGTPAGTSRGFGEAEFKQIGEWIGDVLDGLAANPEDNSEVEQRVKQQVQKLCSRFPLYH, from the coding sequence ATGAAAGCTTCATACCAAAACCATGATCTGGAGATGTTCTTCTCAACCAACCTTGCTGAGGTTGATGGAGCCGTGAATGCCGGGATTACCGCAGAGCTGAACCGCCAGAACCAGCAAATTGAGCTGATTGCATCCGAAAACATTGTTTCCAAGGCTGTGATGCAGGCGCAAGGCACTTGCCTGACAAACAAGTATGCAGAAGGCTACGCAGGTCGCCGTTACTACGGCGGTTGCGAACATGTGGATGAAGTTGAACGCATTGCCATTTCACGTGCCAAACAACTGTTCCAGTGCGAATACGTCAACGTTCAGCCACACTCTGGCGCACAGGCCAATGGGGCGGTGATGCTGGCGCTGCTGCAACCGGGCGATACAATTCTGGGCATGTCTCTGGATGCCGGGGGTCACCTGACACACGGTGCACGCCCTGCTCTGTCGGGTAAATGGTTTAATGCCATCCAGTATGGTGTGAAGCAAGGCAGCTGCGATATCGACTACGATCAAGTTCGTGAGCTGGCGCTTGAGCACAAACCAAAAATGATTATTGCGGGTGGCTCAGCCATTCCGCGTCAGGTCGATTTCGAAAAATTCCGCGCCATTGCCGATGAAGTCGATGCCTACCTGATGGTCGACATGGCCCATATTGCTGGCCTGATTGCTGCCGGTGAACATCCGTCGCCACTGCCGCATGCACATGTGGTGACAACAACAACGCACAAAACATTGCGTGGTCCTCGTGGCGGCATGATTCTGACCAACCTCGAAGACATCAATAAGAAGATTAATTCGGCGGTTTTCCCAGGGCTGCAAGGTGGTCCGCTAATGCATGTGATCGCAGGTAAAGCCGTTGCACTGGGTGAAGCGCTGGAACCAGAATTCAAGCTGTATATCAAGCGTGTGATCAACAACGCCAAAGTTCTGGCAGAAACCCTGCAGGAACGTGGTTGTGACATTGTCACAGGCGGCACCGACACACACCTGATGCTGGTTGACCTGCGTCCGAAGGGTCTGAAAGGCAATCAGGTTGAAGAAGCGCTGGAGCGCGCTGGCATCACCTGTAACAAAAACGGAATTCCGTTTGATCCGGAAAAGCCAATGGTCACGTCTGGCATTCGTTTAGGCACCCCTGCCGGGACAAGCCGTGGCTTTGGTGAAGCCGAATTTAAACAAATCGGTGAATGGATTGGTGATGTGCTGGATGGCCTGGCGGCAAATCCAGAGGATAACAGTGAAGTTGAACAACGCGTGAAGCAGCAGGTCCAAAAGCTGTGCAGCCGCTTCCCGCTGTACCATTAA
- a CDS encoding helix-turn-helix domain-containing protein has product MNSDDNHVDPYPSLTVARDQENDKESIEPMQLGKRLKEIRMAHGLTLEEASKRTGLARSTLSKIENEQISPTFQAMQKLATGLQIDIPQLFAPPKQIVATGRRDITRKDEGKPHPTTTYEHELLATQLRNKKMMPFKSRVRARHFEDYPDWIRHDGEEFLLVLSGSITFFSEFYEPVQLGEGDSVYYDATMGHMLVSVSEEDAQILWVTAS; this is encoded by the coding sequence ATGAACAGTGATGACAATCATGTGGATCCATATCCATCGCTTACGGTAGCCAGGGATCAGGAAAACGACAAAGAATCCATTGAGCCTATGCAGTTAGGAAAGCGTCTGAAAGAGATCAGGATGGCGCACGGGCTGACACTGGAAGAAGCCAGTAAACGGACCGGTCTGGCCCGTTCGACATTGTCTAAGATTGAAAACGAACAGATTTCTCCGACATTTCAGGCGATGCAAAAACTGGCCACAGGGTTGCAGATTGATATTCCGCAACTCTTTGCGCCCCCCAAACAAATTGTTGCGACGGGTCGCCGTGATATCACCCGAAAAGATGAAGGGAAACCGCACCCGACAACAACCTATGAACATGAGCTGCTGGCAACACAGCTCCGAAACAAGAAGATGATGCCGTTCAAGTCACGCGTTCGTGCCCGGCATTTCGAAGATTACCCGGACTGGATTCGCCATGACGGGGAAGAGTTTCTGCTGGTGCTATCTGGCAGCATTACCTTCTTTTCAGAGTTTTATGAACCGGTACAGCTCGGGGAAGGGGATTCGGTGTATTACGACGCGACCATGGGCCACATGCTGGTGTCGGTGAGTGAAGAGGATGCCCAGATTTTGTGGGTGACCGCATCTTAA